The Cryomorphaceae bacterium 1068 genome segment GCAATTCCAACATCAGAAAATTGGTATTATCATCACGGGAGGAAACGTTGACTTGAATCAATTACCTTTCGGTATTAATTAAGCTTTAGCTTCAAATGAAGAACCCCGAAGAAGAATTAGAAGCCCACATTGAGAACCACTACATCCACAAGAGCAATTGGCTTAGAGCCGCTGTACTTGGGGCGAATGATGGGATTCTCTCAACTGCTTCCATCGCGATAGGTGTGGCAGCAGCTAGTGACGGGAGGGAACCGATTGTTCTAGCAAGTTTGGCGGGATTGGTGGCCGGGGCTCTTTCCATGGCAGCAGGCGAGTATGTATCAGTCAGCTCTCAAACAGATGTGGAGGATGCCGACATTGAAAGAGAGCGCCAAGAGCTCAGGGATACGCCTGAATTGGAACTGCAAAGACTCACACATATCTACGAAACAAGAGGACTCAAGAAAGAAACCGCCCTGCTCGTAGCCAAAGAACTCACCGAACACGATGCGCTCGGCGCCCACGTTCGCGATGAATTGGGTATCAATGAAATGAACAAGGCAAACCCCATACAAGCGGCCTTTTCATCGGGATCGGCATTTACCGTTGGAGGAGCTCTGCCATTTTTGGTAGCCCTTTTTTTTCCACTTCAATTCATGGTGTATACCCTCTATGGTTCGGCTTTGTTCTTTCTGATCTTGTTGGGGAGTTTTTCCGCTAAGGCTGGAGGTTCCCGCATTTCTACGGCTGTTATGAGAATCACCTT includes the following:
- a CDS encoding VIT family protein → MKNPEEELEAHIENHYIHKSNWLRAAVLGANDGILSTASIAIGVAAASDGREPIVLASLAGLVAGALSMAAGEYVSVSSQTDVEDADIERERQELRDTPELELQRLTHIYETRGLKKETALLVAKELTEHDALGAHVRDELGINEMNKANPIQAAFSSGSAFTVGGALPFLVALFFPLQFMVYTLYGSALFFLILLGSFSAKAGGSRISTAVMRITFWGTIAMGLTALVGYLFGVSV